A single window of Lynx canadensis isolate LIC74 chromosome C2, mLynCan4.pri.v2, whole genome shotgun sequence DNA harbors:
- the GORASP1 gene encoding Golgi reassembly-stacking protein 1 isoform X3, whose product MKTMKVREVEVVPSNMWGGQGLLGASVRFCSFRRASEHVWHVLEVEPSSPASLAGLRPYTDYVVGSDQILQESEDFFTLIESHEGKPLKLMVYNCESDSCREVTVTPNAAWGGEGSLGCGIGYGYLHRIPTQPSSHHKKPPGAPPPGPTPQDSPAPPRPETGSRQGDYMEALLQAPGSSLEEQLSEPGSPSRGAPDLGELARPMETPLQPPPPVQRVMDPGFLDVSGISLLDSSNASVWPSLPSPTEPTPTAVTAAGPEDVCSSSGSHERAGEATWSGSEFEVSFPDSPGPQAQPDHLPQLTLPDSLTFTASPEDGLSAELLEAQAEEEPASTESPDSEAEAEGAAGQARLSTPEITP is encoded by the exons ATGAAGACCATGAAGGTGCGCGAGGTGGAGGTGGTGCCCAGCAACATGTGGGGCGGCCAGGGCCTGCTGGGAGCCAGCGTGCGCTTCTGCAGCTTCCGCAGGGCCAGCGAGCACGTGTGGCATGTGCTG GAAGTGGAACCCTCTTCACCCGCCTCCCTTGCCGGCCTGCGCCCCTACACAGACTATGTGGTTGGCTCAGACCAGATCCTCCAGGAG TCCGAGGACTTCTTTACACTCATCGAGTCCCACGAGGGGAAGCCCTTGAAGCTGATGGTTTACAACTGCGAGTCGGACTCCTGCCGGGAGGTGACTGTAACTCCCAACGCAGCCTGGGGTGGAGAGGGCAG TCTGGGGTGTGGCATCGGCTACGGGTATCTGCACCGGATCCCAACCCAGCCCTCCAGCCACCACAAGAAGCCACCTGGTGCCCCGCCGCCTGGACCCACCCCCCAGgactctcctgcccctcctcgcCCAGAGACCGGCTCCAGGCAGGGTGACTACATGGAG GCCCTGCTGCAGGCACCCGGCTCCTCCTTGGAGGAACAGCTTTCTGAGCCTGGGAGTCCCAGCCGTGGTGCTCCAGACCTTGGGGAACTTGCACGTCCCATGGAGACTCCTCTTCAGCCTCCACCTCCGGTCCAGCGAGTCATGGACCCAG GCTTCCTGGACGTGTCGGGTATCTCCCTGTTGGACAGCAGCAACGCCAGCGTGTGGCCCAGCCTGCCGTCTCCCACGGAGCCGACCCCCACAGCCGTGACAGCCGCAGGGCCCGAGGACGTCTGCTCCAGCAGCGGTTCTCACGAGCGGGCTG GTGAGGCCACGTGGTCGGGGTCAGAGTTTGAGGTCTCCTTCCCGGAcagcccaggcccccaggcccagCCAGACCACCTGCCTCAGCTAACCCTTCCCGACAGCCTCACCTTTACGGCCTCACCGGAAGACGGGCTGTCTGCTGAGCTGCTCGAAGCACAGGCCGAGGAGGAGCCGGCGAGCACAGAGAGCCCGGACTCAGAGGCGGAGGCTGAGGGGGCGGCCGGCCAGGCCCGGCTCTCTACCCCAGAAATAACGCCCTAG
- the GORASP1 gene encoding Golgi reassembly-stacking protein 1 isoform X2, producing MGLGASAEQPAGGAEGFHLHGVQENSPAQQAGLEPYFDFIITIGHSRLNKENDTLKALLKANVEKPVKLEVFNMKTMKVREVEVVPSNMWGGQGLLGASVRFCSFRRASEHVWHVLEVEPSSPASLAGLRPYTDYVVGSDQILQESEDFFTLIESHEGKPLKLMVYNCESDSCREVTVTPNAAWGGEGSLGCGIGYGYLHRIPTQPSSHHKKPPGAPPPGPTPQDSPAPPRPETGSRQGDYMEALLQAPGSSLEEQLSEPGSPSRGAPDLGELARPMETPLQPPPPVQRVMDPGFLDVSGISLLDSSNASVWPSLPSPTEPTPTAVTAAGPEDVCSSSGSHERAGEATWSGSEFEVSFPDSPGPQAQPDHLPQLTLPDSLTFTASPEDGLSAELLEAQAEEEPASTESPDSEAEAEGAAGQARLSTPEITP from the exons ATGGGCCTGGGCGCCAGCGCCGAGCAGCCCGCGGGCGGTGCCGAGGGCTTCCACCTGCACGGG GTACAGGAGAACTCCCCAGCCCAGCAGGCAGGCCTGGAGCCCTACTTTGACTTCATCATCACCATCGGGCACTCAAGGCTG AACAAGGAGAACGACACGCTCAAGGCCCTGCTGAAGGCCAACGTGGAGAAGCCCGTGAAGCTGGAGGTGTTCAATATGAAGACCATGAAGGTGCGCGAGGTGGAGGTGGTGCCCAGCAACATGTGGGGCGGCCAGGGCCTGCTGGGAGCCAGCGTGCGCTTCTGCAGCTTCCGCAGGGCCAGCGAGCACGTGTGGCATGTGCTG GAAGTGGAACCCTCTTCACCCGCCTCCCTTGCCGGCCTGCGCCCCTACACAGACTATGTGGTTGGCTCAGACCAGATCCTCCAGGAG TCCGAGGACTTCTTTACACTCATCGAGTCCCACGAGGGGAAGCCCTTGAAGCTGATGGTTTACAACTGCGAGTCGGACTCCTGCCGGGAGGTGACTGTAACTCCCAACGCAGCCTGGGGTGGAGAGGGCAG TCTGGGGTGTGGCATCGGCTACGGGTATCTGCACCGGATCCCAACCCAGCCCTCCAGCCACCACAAGAAGCCACCTGGTGCCCCGCCGCCTGGACCCACCCCCCAGgactctcctgcccctcctcgcCCAGAGACCGGCTCCAGGCAGGGTGACTACATGGAG GCCCTGCTGCAGGCACCCGGCTCCTCCTTGGAGGAACAGCTTTCTGAGCCTGGGAGTCCCAGCCGTGGTGCTCCAGACCTTGGGGAACTTGCACGTCCCATGGAGACTCCTCTTCAGCCTCCACCTCCGGTCCAGCGAGTCATGGACCCAG GCTTCCTGGACGTGTCGGGTATCTCCCTGTTGGACAGCAGCAACGCCAGCGTGTGGCCCAGCCTGCCGTCTCCCACGGAGCCGACCCCCACAGCCGTGACAGCCGCAGGGCCCGAGGACGTCTGCTCCAGCAGCGGTTCTCACGAGCGGGCTG GTGAGGCCACGTGGTCGGGGTCAGAGTTTGAGGTCTCCTTCCCGGAcagcccaggcccccaggcccagCCAGACCACCTGCCTCAGCTAACCCTTCCCGACAGCCTCACCTTTACGGCCTCACCGGAAGACGGGCTGTCTGCTGAGCTGCTCGAAGCACAGGCCGAGGAGGAGCCGGCGAGCACAGAGAGCCCGGACTCAGAGGCGGAGGCTGAGGGGGCGGCCGGCCAGGCCCGGCTCTCTACCCCAGAAATAACGCCCTAG
- the GORASP1 gene encoding Golgi reassembly-stacking protein 1 isoform X1, producing MGQDRPLIKAPRKEGVGSTDTWGKKEPSGQREALRWAGLVVLSKCMDGAAPVRRAAVKDEAGLYWAWHAVLKVEDFILPCGAIGMFYVEVQENSPAQQAGLEPYFDFIITIGHSRLNKENDTLKALLKANVEKPVKLEVFNMKTMKVREVEVVPSNMWGGQGLLGASVRFCSFRRASEHVWHVLEVEPSSPASLAGLRPYTDYVVGSDQILQESEDFFTLIESHEGKPLKLMVYNCESDSCREVTVTPNAAWGGEGSLGCGIGYGYLHRIPTQPSSHHKKPPGAPPPGPTPQDSPAPPRPETGSRQGDYMEALLQAPGSSLEEQLSEPGSPSRGAPDLGELARPMETPLQPPPPVQRVMDPGFLDVSGISLLDSSNASVWPSLPSPTEPTPTAVTAAGPEDVCSSSGSHERAGEATWSGSEFEVSFPDSPGPQAQPDHLPQLTLPDSLTFTASPEDGLSAELLEAQAEEEPASTESPDSEAEAEGAAGQARLSTPEITP from the exons ATGGGTCAGGACAGGCCTCTCATCAAAGCACCTCGGAAGGAAGGAGTGGGCAGTACGGACACTTGGGGGAAGAAAGAGccttctgggcagagggaggccCTGAGGTGGGCTGGGCTTGTTGTGTTGAGCAAGTGCATGGATGGGGCGGCCCCTGTAAGGAGGGCAGCGGTAAAGGACGAGGCCGGATTATATTGGGCCTGGCATGCTGTCCTGAAGGTCGAGGATTTTATTCTGCCCTGTGGAGCCATCGGGATGTTTTACGTGGAG GTACAGGAGAACTCCCCAGCCCAGCAGGCAGGCCTGGAGCCCTACTTTGACTTCATCATCACCATCGGGCACTCAAGGCTG AACAAGGAGAACGACACGCTCAAGGCCCTGCTGAAGGCCAACGTGGAGAAGCCCGTGAAGCTGGAGGTGTTCAATATGAAGACCATGAAGGTGCGCGAGGTGGAGGTGGTGCCCAGCAACATGTGGGGCGGCCAGGGCCTGCTGGGAGCCAGCGTGCGCTTCTGCAGCTTCCGCAGGGCCAGCGAGCACGTGTGGCATGTGCTG GAAGTGGAACCCTCTTCACCCGCCTCCCTTGCCGGCCTGCGCCCCTACACAGACTATGTGGTTGGCTCAGACCAGATCCTCCAGGAG TCCGAGGACTTCTTTACACTCATCGAGTCCCACGAGGGGAAGCCCTTGAAGCTGATGGTTTACAACTGCGAGTCGGACTCCTGCCGGGAGGTGACTGTAACTCCCAACGCAGCCTGGGGTGGAGAGGGCAG TCTGGGGTGTGGCATCGGCTACGGGTATCTGCACCGGATCCCAACCCAGCCCTCCAGCCACCACAAGAAGCCACCTGGTGCCCCGCCGCCTGGACCCACCCCCCAGgactctcctgcccctcctcgcCCAGAGACCGGCTCCAGGCAGGGTGACTACATGGAG GCCCTGCTGCAGGCACCCGGCTCCTCCTTGGAGGAACAGCTTTCTGAGCCTGGGAGTCCCAGCCGTGGTGCTCCAGACCTTGGGGAACTTGCACGTCCCATGGAGACTCCTCTTCAGCCTCCACCTCCGGTCCAGCGAGTCATGGACCCAG GCTTCCTGGACGTGTCGGGTATCTCCCTGTTGGACAGCAGCAACGCCAGCGTGTGGCCCAGCCTGCCGTCTCCCACGGAGCCGACCCCCACAGCCGTGACAGCCGCAGGGCCCGAGGACGTCTGCTCCAGCAGCGGTTCTCACGAGCGGGCTG GTGAGGCCACGTGGTCGGGGTCAGAGTTTGAGGTCTCCTTCCCGGAcagcccaggcccccaggcccagCCAGACCACCTGCCTCAGCTAACCCTTCCCGACAGCCTCACCTTTACGGCCTCACCGGAAGACGGGCTGTCTGCTGAGCTGCTCGAAGCACAGGCCGAGGAGGAGCCGGCGAGCACAGAGAGCCCGGACTCAGAGGCGGAGGCTGAGGGGGCGGCCGGCCAGGCCCGGCTCTCTACCCCAGAAATAACGCCCTAG